AAGAATCTTTGCAGAAGATCGACTGGGGACACAGTTCCGCTTCGATGGCGACCGACATCGCGCTCCGAGCAAACGTAAAAAAGCTCGTGATGTTTCATCACGATCCTTCTTACGACGACGAAAAGTTGGACGCCGTTTATCTGCGGGCGTTAAAATACAAAGAGATGTTCGATCCGGACAATCAGTTACAGATCATCATGGCCTATGAGGGTCTGGAACTCGAAGTCTAAGAACGAATCGCATCCGTCTGAAATTGAATTCCATCTTTCATTCTTAAATTTTGGGGAGAATCGTCTATGAGTGAGTATATCATCGGAATCGACGCCGGGACCACCGGTATTCGCACCTTTTGTTTTAACAAATCAGGAAACGTGATTTCCAGCGCCTATTCGGAATTCGCACAACATTATCCTAAGCCTGGATGGGTAGAACACGATGCGGAAGAGATTTGGGTAAAAACGGAGAAACTCATTCTCAAAGCGATTCGAAACGGAAAGCTCAAACCGTCCGACGCCGTTGCGATCGGAATCACAAACCAAAGAGAGACGACCGTACTGTTTGATAAGGACACCGGCAAACCCGTTTACAACGCCATCGTATGGCAGTGCAGAAGAACTTCCGAAATCTGTATGGACCTCAAGGAAAAAGGACTCGAACCTTTGTTTCGTAAAAAAACCGGTCTTGTGATGGATGCTTACTTTAGCGGAACGAAAATCAAATGGATTTTGGACAACGTTAAAGGAGTGAAGGCCAAGGCGGAAAAAGGAAAGGTTCTGTTTGGAACGATCGACACATATTTACTCTATCGATTGACGAACGGAAAGTCGCATAAGACGGATCATACGAATGCGAGTAGAACTCTCATCTATAACATCGAAAAGAAGGAATGGGATCGGGAACTCACACAAATATTAGGAATTCCCGAAGCGATTCTTCCGGAGGCGCATAACTCGAGTTCCCTATTCGGAAGGACCGAAAAGGTAAACGGACTTCCGGATGGAATTCCGATCTCTTCGCTTGTCGGAGATCAACAAGGAGCGCTTTTTGGACAACTCTGCACCGAGCCGGGAGAAGCAAAAAATACGTACGGAACGGGATGTTTTCTTCTTTTTAATACGGGCAATAATTTTCAGATTTCAAAGAATAATCTTCTTACCACGCTCGGTTGTGGTCCGGAAGGAAAGACGGTGTATTGTTTGGAAGGATCGGTATTTATCGGCGGAGCCGTCGTTCAGTTCTTACGAGACAATTTGAAGTTTTTTAAAGAATCCAAGGTTTCCGAAAAGTTGGCGGCTTCGGTTAAAAAAGAGGACGAGGTCGTGTTTGTGCCCGCCTTTTCCGGGTTAGGTGCTCCGTATTGGGATATGAACGCGAGAGGAGCGATCCTTGGATTGACTCGCGATACGTCAGCCGAGCAGATTACAAGGGCCGCTTTGAAGTCGATCGCTCTTCAATCCTATGAACTCGTCGAAGCAATGGAGAATGATACCGGTTCGAAGTTAAAAGTCCTCAAAGTGGACGGAGGCGCGACCGGAAATTCTTGGTTGATGCAATACCAAGCCGATATTTTAGGAAAGAAGGTGATCCGTCCGGCGAATGTCGACACAACCGTGTTAGGCGCGGCTTTTCTTGCCGGTTTAGAAAGAGGATTTTTTCCTTCTGTCAACGACCTCAAGAAAAAACTCAAAACTAGCAAGGAATTTTCTCCTCAGATGAAAACGGCACAGAGAGAAAAAGAGATTCAGGTTTGGAAGGATTCAGTGAAAAGAATCCGTACGAATCAATAATCAAAGCCTAATAAACAAAATTCGAATGTTTTTCTTTCCGAGGTGATTCCGGCTCCGCATAAGAGCCTGAATTCCGGAAAGAAAGGGATTTCTAAAATTCTTCCAGGTGGAATTTTAAGAAAGAATTGTTCATCCCGTTCTCTTTTAGAAATCAGATTGTCCATTCGAACGATTTCGATCCATTCCGTTACCTGAAAAAGAATTTTATTTTCTGTTATTGCGTAGAGGACGATCGCCGGAGTTCCCTCGATTTGTAAGTTGAATCTTTCTGTTCGTTGAACGCTCTGAAATTGGGTTTCGATCGATTGACTTGGATCCAATTTGGATTCGTCGATTCTCTCGCGGTAAATCGGAAATATTCCAGTTTCGTAATATATCTTTCTCGAAAAATTTCTAAAGATCTCTTTTTCTATGGTTTCTTCCAAGGATTCTCCAAGTTCCGGTTTTTTGGGAGGAGAATCTAGAATGTTTTTCAGTTTATTCTTAGAGATGTTTTTTTCGATCATCGCTTTTACGGGAGGGGAAAGTTTCGGATAAGAAAAGCGGATGATTCTTTCGTCCATAGAGGTCAAAATTCTGTTTAAGAAAGGTCCGTGGATCAAGGGAAGGATTTCTATTTTGAAAATTTGGTCTCGAAGAAAGACCGCGAACTCCGGTTCATGACTGAAAAGATTGGACACGATCGTTTGTTCTTCCGCCGGCGTTCCCGCAAAAAGGATCTTTACGAGGCGAAAGAGGTAGTTCTTACTTTTTTGGTCGAAATAAAGGGATTCTATCTTCTTTTCCACTTCCGCTTCGGATAACTCCGGGTTTACGATGTCCTTCAGTGACAGATAACGTGTAGAGATCGTCTTGTTTCTATTTTGACGATATAAGGTGAAATTTCCGGAAACAACCGTACCGATGGTCGTAAATTTGCCTTCCGCTCTGGAAAGACGAATCGGAACCTTTCCCAGTGGTAGATACGGATTTTGATTTATCGGAAACGAACCTTCTTTCGTGAGTTCTATGGTGTTTTGCGGAAATCGTTCCATATTGGAACGGATTCTTCCATTCTCAAAACTCAGATAGGTTTGAGAGTCGATCGTCTTGCTCGGATAATGGGTTCGATTCCAATCTACAGAGTATAAAAAACGGGGAACAATTCCGGGTGACGCAAATAAAAACGGTAAATCTTCGATTTCCTTTATGTTAAAATCATAAAACGGCTCTACCTTTGAAGTGAAACGAACGATTGAATCCGGATTGGCGAGTATGAAGAAATAATTCTTTCCTTCTTGAAAAGGCATAGCCGTTTAATGTGACTTTAGGATCGTTTGTTTTCTGATTTCCGTTTTGCGGCCCATATCAACTGAACGCTCCGAAATTCTTAGAAGGAAGGGCGAATTGTCTCAGGGATCGGAGCGGAAAGTCCGGGAGAAGGATAATTTCGTTTTGTCAATTTTGAGATCAGAGATCTTTTAAAAACGGTGAAATTGTATTCTACTTTTAAAATTTTAATCTCTTCCTCCAGACCGAACGGTATGAATTCTAAAAGTTCGTCTTCGCTTAGGCCGGTGACAAGGACGACATCCTGGAGGATTCTTCCTAATTTGCGAGCGTCTCTGTCTTCGAGGGCAAGATTTGCCAGGATCTTTGTTTCGAGTGGCGTCAATTCTAACATTTATTTTTTACGAATCATCAGGATCGTCATATCGTCCTGGATTCTTCCTCCGGTATGAAACAGAATTTCCGCAAAAAGGTTGTCTGCGATTTTTTTCAGATCGGCTTTGGAAACGTCTTCTAAGAATCGAAAGAGGCTTTCTCCGAAATACAGGTTTCCTTTATTCTTCTGTTCGTAAAGACCATCTGTAAAGCAAAATACGATATCGCCGGATTCCAATCGAAAGTGACTTTTTCCCTGAACGTTCTTCAAACTCGAATTCATCGTAGTGGAGATGAACTTTCCGTCCGTTTCCACGATTTCATTTTCTTTCGTTTTACTTTTATAGTGAACGAAACTCGGATGTAAACCCGAATGTTGAACGTTTCCGTCCCGGTCCGCTTTGATTAAAAGGAAGGTCGCATACAGGCTCGAATTGATCCCTGGATACGTCTGCGTCCTTTTCGTTAGACTTTCGTTGATTTGTTCGATTACGTCGTACGGTTCCGAGTAGAGATGAACGAGAAGAGACATCTTTTGAAAGATCATCATGCTGAAGATTCCGGCCAAATAACCGTGCCCGACCGAGTCTCCGATTCCAATCCAATAATTTCCCTTAAGATCGGTCAGAAAATTATAGAAGTCGCCGCCTATCGGATTGTAGGTGAGGGTTCGCGCGTAGATTTCGTAGTGGTCGTCGTCTATCGAAAGCGGAAAGAGGTAGGTCTGCATTCGATCGTCTCCTTTTCGGAAACGTTTCATCATCTTACCTCGGACTTCCTCGGACGGTAAAAACTTCTTCGTTAGAAAGAGTATAAAGGAAATATAATTGATTAAGTAGAGTAGGGCGATCGAGATCAGATAAAAAATGATCCTTTCTTTCGTGTTTAGATTTGAATTTTCAAGATAAACCGCGATCAATACCAAGAATAATAGATTTAGGCTCGGAAGAAACCACCCCACTCTTTGAAAGTATCTTTTGATGTATTCCGATAGATTCATGGTTTGTAGAAATAGGCGTGAAACTGAAATTCTTTTTTTAAAAAGTTTTTCCGAGCGATTTGGAAATATTGATCCTCTAAATACGGTTTGTTGACTCCATCCATGAGGCCAAAAGTTTTTTCCTTGTACCCGGACTCGTATAACAATGGGACGATAGTTTTCGTCGAAGAATCATAGTGATATAACAATTTATGAATAAAAGGCGAGTAAACGATTTCAAATGCTTCCGCGTTTCCCTGAAATTCAACTTCTCCTTTTTCCAAAGTTTCCAGTAGAATCCAATTTCCCGATACGGAATACTTTCCTTTTCCGCTTACGATGTAGGTCATGTACTCGTTTTTATCCTTTACTTCTCTTCGCATCGATTTTTCAAACGTATGGTTTTCAGGATTTAGGAAAATTCTTTCCTGAACTACATTTTTATAGAAGAGGGTGTTCATGTGCGAACGTTCGGGACGATTCCGTACGTAGAGTCCGCCTGGTATGAGGTTTTCATTTTTTCCACCGGATGAGTCGATTGGAAGTTCTCGAATCCAACGCGGGGAACAATCCGCAAGGAGTAAGGATAGAACGGGAACTATCAGGAAAAAAGGTAGACGTTGGTTCTTCTTTCGATTCAAGATCGCCCCCTTTTTTTCTTTCTTAAGAAGTCCCGTTCGTATCAGAGAAAGGACTCAGAACTGGAAGTAAATAAATTCTCCACCGCCGTCGCCAAATACACCCAAAAGCAGAAGAAGTATGACGCTCAAAATCGGAATCAATATCATTCCTTTTTTTTCGATTTTGGACATGAGTTGAGGATAATACTGAAACGCGTTTAATCCGATCGTCAAAAGGATAAATAACAAAAGTTCTTCCCAACGAGGTAGGACTCTGCCCGCAAAAAGATTCTTATATCCGCTGAGTAAATCCAACATTAACGGAACTGCGTTTTTGCCAGCGGAGCCTCCGCGAAAGAAAATTCCAGAGAAAATAAATAGATTGAGAGTCAATACGTTCCTTAGAACTCGAGTCGCGGTGGATGGAATATTGGAAACGCCGGGTGCCGGTCTCGGTTCTACGATTCTTTCGACCGCCAAGATCAATCCTAGATAGGCTCCCCAAAGAACGAATGCAATATTGGCTCCGTGCCAAAGTCCTCCCAGACACATGGTGAGAAACATATTCAATTGAGATCTGAATTCTCCCTGTCTACTTCCGCCTAACGGAATGTAGATGTAATCCCGAAGCCATGTCGAAAGCGTTACGTGCCACCGTCCCCAAAATTCGCGGAAAGAAACGGAAAGAAACGGTCCGCGGAAGTTTTCCGGGATATCATATCCGAGTAAGAATGCGGAACCTCTGGCGATATCCGTGTAACCGGAGAAGTCGCAGTAAACCTGGCAGGCAAATCCGACCGTCCCGATGTAGATGGAAGCGGCGTGATAGGAACTCGGTTCGAGATACATCGGGCCGACGATTCCCGCAATCGAATCTGCGAGGACTGATTTTTTGAAAAGACCGAAGATCAATAAAAAGATCCCGAGTTTCATCCTGTCCTTATCGATTGCCGGATGATCCAGTTTCGGAAGAAAGTCTGTGGATCTCATGATCGGACCCGCGATCAATTGAGGAAAAAAGAGAATGAAGAGGAAATAGTCTCCGGAACTGATTCGATTCGGGATCAAACCTCTGTGGATATCGACTTGGAGAGCGATCAATTGAAACGTATAAAAGCTGATTGCGAGAGGAAGAAGAATTTCAACGGATGTTCCCAGTTTTTGCCAGAGTTCCATTCCCGTGAGAGAACTCATGGAATCCATTACGAAATAATAATATTTAAAAAATGCGAGATTGATCCCGTTTAAAAAGATCACCCATTTGAGAAGTTTGCCCGTGGATTCTCCGCGATCTCGAATTTCCCAGAGTTTAGCGGAGAAGTAGTAGTTGATTCCGATCACGAGTAGGAAATGAATCAAAAAAGCGATATGCGAATATCCGTAGAAGATAATCGAGGAAACGAGAAGGACCCTTTTTTTCCAGGGCCCGTCGACGTTCCAATAGATCAAATATGTGATTAGAAATAGGAAAAGAAAGGGTAAAGAATTAAATAACATCAGATTTCCGAAAAGTAGATTCTAAAATTCTAATATTCTCAATAAGACCAGAGATAGAGAAAACGAACCTGTTTTCCTGCCCCGAGAATTTTCGAAATCGGAGAATCGATTTTTAACTCCGGTGACTGCACTTGATAGAAGTTGGCCCGCTTTTCCACGCTCTGCGAATAGTAAATAATTCTTGGACTCGTATTCCCCGGTGTTTTGCGGTAATTCGGAAGAGCCATCGTCTCCTGAATCGCGTTGTCGAAGTAGCCGACCTTATCGATCAAGCCGTGTTGTAACGCTTGAGACGCGGTGAAAATTCTTCCATCCGCGATCTTACGAAGTTCTGTAGGATTTTTTCCGGGACGACCGGTCTTTACAACTTCAAAAAACTTTTCATACAGATCGTCTACGATGGATTGCAATAGTTTTCTTTGCTCGGGAGTAAGATCTTCCAAAGGAGATCCGATCGTTTTGTTTCCGCCGGAACGAATCGACTGGTCCTTAATTCCCAGTTTATCGAGGCCTTCTTTGAAATTGATTCCGGAAAGAATCACGCCGATGGAACCGGTGACCGTAGTCGGATGGGCTATGATCAGATCGGAAGCCATCGCGATGTAATACGCTCCGCTCGCGGCCGTATCCATAAAAAGTGAAACCACTGGAATTTTCTTTTTGGTTTTAAACTGAAGAACTTCTCTATAAAGGATATCGCTGGAAGTGACGGAACCGCCT
Above is a genomic segment from Leptospira stimsonii containing:
- the glpK gene encoding glycerol kinase GlpK → MSEYIIGIDAGTTGIRTFCFNKSGNVISSAYSEFAQHYPKPGWVEHDAEEIWVKTEKLILKAIRNGKLKPSDAVAIGITNQRETTVLFDKDTGKPVYNAIVWQCRRTSEICMDLKEKGLEPLFRKKTGLVMDAYFSGTKIKWILDNVKGVKAKAEKGKVLFGTIDTYLLYRLTNGKSHKTDHTNASRTLIYNIEKKEWDRELTQILGIPEAILPEAHNSSSLFGRTEKVNGLPDGIPISSLVGDQQGALFGQLCTEPGEAKNTYGTGCFLLFNTGNNFQISKNNLLTTLGCGPEGKTVYCLEGSVFIGGAVVQFLRDNLKFFKESKVSEKLAASVKKEDEVVFVPAFSGLGAPYWDMNARGAILGLTRDTSAEQITRAALKSIALQSYELVEAMENDTGSKLKVLKVDGGATGNSWLMQYQADILGKKVIRPANVDTTVLGAAFLAGLERGFFPSVNDLKKKLKTSKEFSPQMKTAQREKEIQVWKDSVKRIRTNQ
- a CDS encoding PP2C family protein-serine/threonine phosphatase; protein product: MNLSEYIKRYFQRVGWFLPSLNLLFLVLIAVYLENSNLNTKERIIFYLISIALLYLINYISFILFLTKKFLPSEEVRGKMMKRFRKGDDRMQTYLFPLSIDDDHYEIYARTLTYNPIGGDFYNFLTDLKGNYWIGIGDSVGHGYLAGIFSMMIFQKMSLLVHLYSEPYDVIEQINESLTKRTQTYPGINSSLYATFLLIKADRDGNVQHSGLHPSFVHYKSKTKENEIVETDGKFISTTMNSSLKNVQGKSHFRLESGDIVFCFTDGLYEQKNKGNLYFGESLFRFLEDVSKADLKKIADNLFAEILFHTGGRIQDDMTILMIRKK
- a CDS encoding MBOAT family O-acyltransferase, with protein sequence MLFNSLPFLFLFLITYLIYWNVDGPWKKRVLLVSSIIFYGYSHIAFLIHFLLVIGINYYFSAKLWEIRDRGESTGKLLKWVIFLNGINLAFFKYYYFVMDSMSSLTGMELWQKLGTSVEILLPLAISFYTFQLIALQVDIHRGLIPNRISSGDYFLFILFFPQLIAGPIMRSTDFLPKLDHPAIDKDRMKLGIFLLIFGLFKKSVLADSIAGIVGPMYLEPSSYHAASIYIGTVGFACQVYCDFSGYTDIARGSAFLLGYDIPENFRGPFLSVSFREFWGRWHVTLSTWLRDYIYIPLGGSRQGEFRSQLNMFLTMCLGGLWHGANIAFVLWGAYLGLILAVERIVEPRPAPGVSNIPSTATRVLRNVLTLNLFIFSGIFFRGGSAGKNAVPLMLDLLSGYKNLFAGRVLPRWEELLLFILLTIGLNAFQYYPQLMSKIEKKGMILIPILSVILLLLLGVFGDGGGEFIYFQF
- the sppA gene encoding signal peptide peptidase SppA; amino-acid sequence: MKAPILTWTYSLILTIFVTNCYIPVNANLGGPGKSAELREKLLTGKNEDKILIIPIDGVISDEGERTFFGGQEDSILAGVKKQLELAELDPEIKAVILKINSPGGSVTSSDILYREVLQFKTKKKIPVVSLFMDTAASGAYYIAMASDLIIAHPTTVTGSIGVILSGINFKEGLDKLGIKDQSIRSGGNKTIGSPLEDLTPEQRKLLQSIVDDLYEKFFEVVKTGRPGKNPTELRKIADGRIFTASQALQHGLIDKVGYFDNAIQETMALPNYRKTPGNTSPRIIYYSQSVEKRANFYQVQSPELKIDSPISKILGAGKQVRFLYLWSY